The stretch of DNA GCGACCTGCGATCTGGATCACTTCAAGCGGGTCAACGACCGCCATGGCCATGCGGTGGGCGACAGCGTGCTGCGCGACGTGGCCCACCTGATGAAGGACGCGATGCGCCAGCACGACCGCGTCATCCGCCTGGGCGGTGAGGAGTTCCTGATCCTGCTGCCCGGGGTGGTGCGGGAGGGCGCGTGTCGGGCCGTGGAGCGGCTTCGCCAGCGTCTCGAGACGACGCCGGTGGCCGACGAGGGGCTATCGCTGACGCTCTCGGCCGGCGTGGCCGAACTTCAGGGCGACGAGGCGGCCGACGCCCTCATGGAGCGGGCCGATCGCGCCCTCTACCGCGCCAAGGACCAGGGGCGTAACAGGGTGCAAGACACCGCCTGATCCTGGACCCAGTCCGATACCGGCCGCCGCGACAAGCCGCCTCGCCATGGCGCGGTGCCGGCTCAGCGCAGCGCCTCGCCGATCTCCCGCTCGCCGTCGAGCAGCACGAACTCGCGGTCGACCAGCTCCCGGGCCTTGAGAAGGTGCAGCAGGGCATGGGCGACGTTGGCGCGCGACACCTGGTTATCCCCGCCGGTCTCCTCCAGCGAGGTGGCGACCCGCTCGGAGGCGTCCTCGTCGGTGAGCCGGCCCGGCTTGAGGATCACGTGGGGCACGCCGGAGCTTCGCAGGTGGCCGTCGGCGGCGAACTTGGCCGCCATGTAGGGGCGCAGCTTCTCGGGGGCCTCCATGGGATTCTCGGCCCGCATGGCACTGACCATCAGGAAGCGCTCGATGCCCTGCTCACGGGCGATGTCCACGGCGCGGATGGCCGCGTAGAGGTCGATCAGCAGGGTCTTGTCGGGGCCGGTATGCGGCCCCGAGCCGGCGGTGAAGATCACCTGGTCGCAGCCCTCGAAGGCGTGACGGAAGTCACCCTCCAGGTCGGCGATGACGGTCTCGATCTCGCGATCGGCGAACCAGGGCTGCTGGGCCGCATCGCGGATCATCGCCTTGATGGGCTCGCCGGCGGCCTTCGCCAGCTCGCAGAACTGCCGGCCGATCTGGCCGTTGGCACCGATCACCAGGGTCGTCATGGGCTCTCCTCGGGTCGCGTGGGAAGGTTCTACCTACTGCATGCGGGCGAGACCGGCGGGAATCAAGGCGGGCCCGCGATGGCGCCCGGCCGGACCGTGGAGATATGGTAGCCTGTGCGCCGCACATCGACTCGACCAGCAAGAGGCCGGCATGTCCGCGACCACCCCCATGACGACCCCGCGCCCCGCCTCGCCCTGCATCCGGCTCTGTCGGGTCGACGACGCCACCGACCGCTGCGAGGGCTGCGGACGCTACCTCGACGAGATCGCCCGCTGGGGCAGCATGGACGAGGTGGAGCGGGAGGTCGTGTGGCAACGCCTGGAACGGGCCGGCCCCCTCGGCCGGTGAGCCTCTTCCCGGGAAGGATCCCGCCCGAGGCACAGCGGGTCAGGCGCTGCCGGACCACGCTCGCCAGATGACACCGCCACGGAGACGGCCATGACCCTCATCAGCACGGATCACCGCCATCGGGTGACCCATACCTACTTCCTCGCCTTCGTGGCGATTGGCATGAGCGGCGGCCTGCTGGGGCCGGCGCTGCCCCACCTGGCCGAGATGACCGGCTCGAGCATGAGCCAGATCGCCCTGCTGTTCACGGCCCGTGCGCTCGGCAACATGCTCGGCGCGGTCTCCTCCGGCCTGCTGGTGGACCGCCTGCCCGGTCACCGGGTGCTGATCGCCATGCTGGTGCCGCTGGCGGCGGGACTGGCCGCGGTGCCCCTGAGCCAGGCCCTGATGCCGCTGGTGGCGCTGGTGTTCCTGCTCGGCTTCTGCGAGATGTCGGTCAATGCCGGCGCCAACACCCTGCTGCTGTGGACCCACGGCACCCGCTCGGCGCCCTGGATCAGCGCCCTGCACTTCTGCTTCGGGCTCGGCAACATGCTGGTGCCGATGGTGCTGGTGGCCGCGCTGTCGCTGACCGGCCTGTTCCACGGGGC from Halomonas aestuarii encodes:
- a CDS encoding SDR family oxidoreductase — its product is MTTLVIGANGQIGRQFCELAKAAGEPIKAMIRDAAQQPWFADREIETVIADLEGDFRHAFEGCDQVIFTAGSGPHTGPDKTLLIDLYAAIRAVDIAREQGIERFLMVSAMRAENPMEAPEKLRPYMAAKFAADGHLRSSGVPHVILKPGRLTDEDASERVATSLEETGGDNQVSRANVAHALLHLLKARELVDREFVLLDGEREIGEALR
- a CDS encoding DUF1289 domain-containing protein, encoding MSATTPMTTPRPASPCIRLCRVDDATDRCEGCGRYLDEIARWGSMDEVEREVVWQRLERAGPLGR